In Piliocolobus tephrosceles isolate RC106 chromosome 4, ASM277652v3, whole genome shotgun sequence, the following are encoded in one genomic region:
- the TMEM167A gene encoding protein kish-A, translated as MSAIFNFQSLLTVILLLICTCAYIRSLAPSLLDRNKTGLLGIFWKCARIGERKSPYVAVCCIVMAFSILFIQ; from the exons ATG tctgCCATTTTCAACTTTCAGAGTCTATTGACTGTAATCTTGCTGCTTATATGTACTTGTGCTTATATTCGATCCTTGGCACCCAGCCTCCTGGACAGAAATAAAACTGG ATTGTTGGGTATATTTTGGAAGTGTGCCAGAATTG GTGAACGGAAGAGTCCTTATGTTGCAGTATGCTGTATAGTAATGGCCTTCAGCATCCTCTTCATACAGTAG